A stretch of DNA from Gimesia chilikensis:
CTTCCAGAATGGGAATATTGACCGTTTCGGAAAGGTCGTCCTGAGCCAGATCCCGATGAGCACGAACCTGCAGTTTCAGTTTTCCCTGAAATTTCTGTTGCAGGGACACCGTCAGCAGACGGGACTCTTTGTCGAAGTTGTATTCTTTCAACCCGGAAACATTCACGGAATCGATTTCCAGATCTTCGGGCACTTTCAACTGGAAGGAAAAGATTCCGGCCCGCTGGATATCATAATTGAGCTGCGCTGTGACTTTGATTTCGTCTTCACCGAAATAGCAGTCCGTCTGTTGCGCAACGAAGATTCGGGGTTCGAGGGGCTGCACACGGATCTGCAACGATGCCGAAGGATTGAAAAAGCGATAGTAGACAGCTCCGGGCCGTCGGATGTTCTCGGGGATACCATTGGCTTCGCTGCGGGTCACACCCTCAAACTTCGTGACGGTGAAGGTCATGGTCTCACCCGCATCGATGGCGATCTGGCCGCTTTCGCGGATGACGTCCAGGGCATGAATTCCGTGCGTTGCGGAATCGGAAAGTCCCAGGATCTCAAATGGCTCTTCGGGAATTTCTTTTTCAGTATGTACTTCGATCTGCGCGTCGTCCTGTAACTGATTCAGAAATTCAACCTGAATCACCTGACGCCCATCGCCCTTTACCACTTTCCAGCTCTTGATTTTTGTATTAGCTGATGAGAGATCCAGAATTCGGTCGTTGAGGGGAACGGCGATGCGTGCCGATTTCATGTCTCCCCGCAGGACATCGTATTTTAAAGTGGCCTGGGTATGTACCAGTCCATCACGAATGAAAACCAGGGTAGAGTTCTCGACACTGGCCAGCAGGTCCATCTCCGGCTTGCTGCTTTCCCGGGGATACCAGAGCACACTGATCTGATTGGTGGCTCCGACAGTCGATTTTACAACGGTTGATTTCTCAGCTGACTTCGCAGGCAGGCGGACCAGTTGCGGATTGACTTTGACGGTCTGATCCGGTTCGGGAATCGTGAGATCCAGGGTGGTGATGCCTACTGTCGGACAGGCAAACTGAAACTGATGTCCTTCCGGTGAATTCTTCACCCGCGTTAACAGTTCAATCTGAACCTGGTGTTCGCCTTTTTCGGACAGGAGCAGCGCATACTGTCCCGGCCCGGTGCCGCGCAGAAAGACCTTTGATTTTTCCGAAGTGACTTTACCAATGGCGGCATCACCAAACTGCAGGGGAAGCTCGACCCAGGGATCGCCCATCACCTGAACGGTCAGATTACATTGGATCCGGGCGACATTCTCTTCAATCGTGGCCGTGTAAGACGAACTCGTCACCACAGCTTTGACAGGAAACTGAATCTTCCCGTCCGCCCCCAGCCCCGCTGACTGCGACCAGAGTTTCAGATACTCGACATACGGGATGAAAACCGTAGCATCCGATTTCTGGAATACGTCCTTGATATTCTTGAAAGGGATATAGATCAGGCGATCCCAGTCATCCTGTTCTTTCCCTAATGAATCAGCCTCGCCAGCGGCAGGTTTTTCTGCTTCGACTTTGGCTTGAGCGAGTGCCGAGCGGGACACTCCTCCCAGTAATGTGCATGCCAGACAGATCAGAAGAACGAAACGAGGAGTGCATCTCAGACAGCGCATGTAACCCACCTTTTGTACATTACTCAGTACCCTGGCATCTGTAGAGAATGGACAGCAAACAGGGTAATCGCGTAAAAAGCGTCAAATTCAGAGTTTATAGAATTAAGTATAGTTTTTTTGGCTCATTCACTGGAAGATTGGACGTCTGTGAGAGATGCGAAATTGCGAAAAAATTAAAAATTTTCACAAAATGCTCGATTAAGGGAAGAGAGCCTGCTTTCAACTATTTCCTGTCTATTAACAGGACGTTTAGATCTGGGAGTCCCAACCAGCTTCCCCACCTGCTTGCTTCCGCTGTGAGTACTGTTTAAGTTCAATAGCTGCTCTCATCGAAACGTCTGAACCAATGCGTTCTGAATAACTCGCTTCAGGAAACAGTCACATGCAGTGCCGGCACCGAGTCTCCTCAACTTCTTTACTCATCCTGATCGTTTCTCTTAGCGTGCGATCTCTGTTCGCCGGCGATCTGCAAATCGTTCCTTTCAATCAGGATGTCACTCCAGAGTTGGGCCAGCCCGTTGCATATGCTCCCGCGCGGAAAATCGTGACGCCTCTTTATGCCCGCGGAGTGGTCCTGCTCTCTGATGAAGCGCCGGTCGTTCTGTGTGCCGTGGATGCGATTGGCATTGGAAACGAAGGCTACGATACCTGGCGCGAAAAGCTGGCTGAAGCAGCCGGAACCACACCGGAGCGTGTTGCCGTTCATTCCCTGCATCAACACGACGCCCCCCGCGTCGATTTTGCCACTGGGCGCATTCTGGAGAACGAGGGACTGGGAGGCTTGAAATACGATAATGCCTACGGTCTGCAGTGCATCCAGAAAGTGGCGAGTGCCATCCGAAAGGGATTGAAACGACCAGAGAAGGTAACACATCTGGGTATTGGCAAAGCAAAAGTCAACAAGGTGGCATCGAATCGCAGACTGCTGGGCGATGATGGGAAAGTACGACTGATGCGCTGGAGTAAGTCGAAAGCCCCTGAAGCGATAAATGCACCGGAAGGAGTGATCGATCCCTACCTGCGTTCAATCTGTTTCTGGAACGGTGAGAAACCCATCGCTGTTCTGAACTACTATGCGACGCATCCCCAAAGCTATTACGGTCAGGGAGATGTCAATTATGAATTTGTCGGCATGGCCCGGGAGGCACGCAATAAGGCATTACCGGGCACACTCAACGTTTACTTCAACGGTGCTGCAGGCAATATTGCCGCCGGAAAATACAATAACGGCGAGCCTGAAATGCGTCCGGTTCTCGCACAGCGAATTGAGAAAGCCATGCAGCAGGCATTTGAGACTCAACAGAAAGTGGCCGTGAATTCCGAGGACCTGCACTGGAAGACTGAAATGACAGCGCTACCCGTCGCGGCACACCTGGATCCTGAACAGCTCAAGTCGATCATCGAGGACACAAGTAAAACCCCGCGCGAACGAGCCTCGGCTGCATTCAACCTGGTCTGGTACCAGCGGGCCAGCCAGGGACATCAGATTCCCATCACCTGCCTGCACCTTAAATCAGCTTCGATCCTGCATTTACCGGGTGAACTGTTCATTGAGTATCAGCTGAAAGCACAGGAACTGGCTCCCGGACGGACGGTCTGCCTGGCAGCCTATGGCGACTATGGTCCGGGCTACATCTGCACCGAAATCGCATACAGCCGGGGAGGCTATGAGTCAAGCCCCCGCGCCAGCCAGGTGGCGCCACAGGTCGAAGCGGTATTAAATACCGCGATCGAAAAACTGCTCAAGTCGGCACCGGAGCAGTAAGCTCACGACTCCGGTAGCCGGCTCCCTCTTCAGTTCGCCATGGCGGAGAGTTTGGGAAGCAGAGACACTGATCGTCGCATCACTTCCACACCCTTCGATTTGACGGAAATATAGTATTTCCCGGGTGCCAGGATTTCTTCGGGATAGAACTGGAAGATGGCCCGCAGGTTTTCCCGGGGCGCAATCTGACCGGTGCGATACACGATGCGGCCACTCTCTTCACAGAGATGGCAGTCCACCCAGAGATCTTCGTGAGGCGGGTTCAGACTGCATTGAACGAGAATTGATTCTCCCAGTTCAAATTCAGATTTGCGGTTGATCAACCAGCCACCCACCATCTGCGTTCCGACATCGACAGACAGAAACTTGTCTTTTTCGCGCATCGTCTGCTCGGGTCTGAGCATCTCCGCTACAAGTTCCGGCTCGACTTCGTGCAGCGTCATCCGGCCTTCGGGGCGACGGATTCCATACAGATCCTGCTCGTATTCAGCATAAACTCCCAGAGCCAGTACTGCCGCGATTCCGGTGCCCCAGGCAGTAGGCGATTTCCAGCTGGCAACCGGCTGGGGGCGGAACTGTTCAATCAGTGCTCTGCAACGGTCCGTGTTACGCTGGAACCAGCCTCCCCGGCGATAGAGTCGCCGCAGACGGGCGGACACCCATTGCACATCCGATTCTTTCAGGAAACAGAAATAGATCGCGATGGAAATCATCGGGAAGATGTAAAGACCCAGTGAGAACAGAGTCCCGATATGGAACGACGCTCCCAGAGCCAGTGCGATGGGACGTCCCCATTTGCGCCAGACGACAAAGATGAAGACCATTTCCCAGACAATCGCCACGTAGGACATGACCGACACAATAATCGGGTACAGCGTGAGATATTCTCCCAGTGGATGTGGATTATTATAGCGGGACATGGCCCAGTAAATGATCTGATCCCCTTCCAGGTAACCAGGCGTATGCAGTTTTGTAATCGCAGCACCGAAGTAAATCAGGGCGATCAGAATCTGCATCAATCGCTGCGGCCAGACTTCAAAGCGGGGTGGATCCAGTTTCGAATACTGGGGCCAGTTGCGTGCTGCTCTCTTCCCCTTCAGCCAACTGTCAACCGACCAGACGGAACCACAGTGAGACAGGGAGAGAATAAACAGGACATGGGTAGAAATAGCCGAATATTTGGTCGCCATACTAATGCAGTCCATACAGCAGAAGTAGGTATAGAGGATCAGAGACGCAACCAGTGAGAAGCGCGTCATCCAGCCAATACTGCTGCAAAACAGGAAGAATGCGAGGGCGGTAAACAGTCCAACGGCTACCGTGCCGGGCAGCACGGGAAGGTAGTCATAATAACGAAACAGGTCTGCCAGTGGTGCAGGAGCGCCATCTGCAGAAAACAGTTCCCGGGCAAAAGGCCAGCGGGTGCAGACGGTTCCCAGCAGAACCAGGGGAACCAGCATTCGCACAATTGCCAGCCCATAGGGGACTTCCTGTGCGAAAAAGAACTGACGGAAGCGATCACGAAGTTTTCCGGTTTGCGTTGAAATCACTTCTGGAGCATCCATGCTTGCAATCCTGTTAATTGTAGCGAATCGAAATCAAATGTATGGGAAACGGTGGGAACCGCTGAAATCAGGCGTCTCAGTTACCGACGGGTGAAGAAAGATGCACGGGAACATCCGGATCATGCTGGAAGCCGGATTCCATGACCTGCTGACCGACGGTCGTCGCGAAGAACGAACGCCCACGGTTCATATCTGATAAGAGACGTGGATTATCACTGACCTGCAGCGTGCGCTGACGTGTCAGCCAGGGCACATAGGTTTGTGCGACCATCCCATCCGGAGTGATGACTTTTCTCAGACGATAGTAATTCTGAAAGTCCTTCTGCTCCTCATAGCGTTGATCCCAGACGGCATCGGGCAGATTATATTTCTTGCACCAGGCTTCCTCGATGCACATGATCCGCAGCATCGGCTCATGGTCCGTTTTATCGAGCGTATTCATCGCCATGCGGACCCAGGCATCACCTGTCGTATCGTAGTGTCGACGTCCCAGGCCTCCATAGGGGTAGTAATCGCCCCAGGGCCCGGGAGACAGTTCGTAATACTTGCCACTGATCCCTTCCCCGATGATGTGTGTACGGATGGAATAAGCAGACCAGCCACAGAACATATCCCAGACGATGTAATACATCCCGGGATGACTGCCGGTTCGAAATGTGAATGTGTGACAGAAAATGCCAAACAGCAAAATACCGATATATCCGGTGATTGTCAGACAGCTTATGCCGCGTTTTAATAATCGCATCAGCGTCGCCTTCCCTGGCTCAACAGTGAGATCAATTTTTGTAAGACTTAGTCAAATCGAAGATTACAAGCACTTGGATTCGGCAGCTTCTGCCGGAAATCGCCTGAAATCTTCGTTCTCAGAGGCGGCAATATCGCTGATCTTGGATTTCAGGTCAATAGCAACCTTTTTGTCCGATTTAAGTCTCTAATGAGTCAGCCATTGAGAAGATTGAAAGGGCTGTTTTAACGGGAAACGTGCTTTTGAATTGCTGCGAAGATCCCATCCCAGAGATACTCTTCCGCTTCCGCATCGATCTGCAAACCGACGTCTTTCACCGCCTGAGTTGTCACGGGACTGATACTCACCAGACGGGTTCTGCTCCCCAGGTGCTGACGAATATCTTCGGTCAACAGCCGACTGAAATTGCGGGCAATCGAGGGGCTGCTGAGTCCAATCCAGTCGATTTCACCCGATTCCAGCAGTTCCAGGCTCTCGCTTCCCCAGCTTGCGACATCGTGATTTTCGTAAACCACAATCTTATCGACCGTCGCGGAAACTTCTGCTAATTCCGTCTGTAAGACTTCACGGCCCCGATTAGCTCCCGCCCAGAGAATCTTCTGACCTTGGACCAGCGGCTTCAGAGCGGCGGCCAAAGCTTCGGCGCGGTATTGATCGGGAACCAGATCCGCCCGCAAGTGAAACTGCTGCAACGCTGCTGCAGTCGAGGGACCGATGGTCGCGATCTTGAGCCGGGCCAGTTTCCGCGCATCATAGCCTGTTTCCCATAAGCGGTTCATAAAATAGTTCACACCGTTCGCACTGGTAAAGACCAGCCATTGATATTCATCCAGTCTCGCGATGGCGGCATCCACGGGTTCCCAGTCCGCGGGAGGACCAATTTCGATAGTCGGTAACAGCACTGGTTGCGCCCCCAGTTCCAGAGCCCGCTTGATTTCAGGTTCTGACTGTTCCTCGGCACGAGTGATTCCAATGCGCAGACCGAATAAGGGTTTATCTTCGAACCAGGCAATCTGATCGCGCAGGGAAACACAATCGCCGATGACGATCAGTGAGGGAGCCACCAGGCCTGCCTGTCTGACCTGTTCGGGTAGTTGCGAAAGTGTACTGTGAACGGTTTTCTGAAAGGGTGTTGTCCCACGACTGATGACCGCAGCAGGAGTCTCTTCTGCTTTTCCGGCCTGGATCAGCGATTCGACAATCCGCTCCAGCTTGTGCAGCCCCATGTAGAACACCAGCGTTCCGGGGAATTTCGCCAGGACATCATAGTCCAGTGCAGAATCCGGCTTAGTGGGATCTTCGTGACCGGTGATCAGTGCAACTGCGGATGCATGCGCCCGATGGGTTACCGAAATCCCGGCGTAGCCCGCGGCAGCAGTTGCTGCGGTAATTCCAGGTACGACTTCAAACTCGATGCCTGCATTCCGCAGAGCGGCGGCTTCTTCACTACCGCGTCCGAATATAAAGGGGTCTCCCCCTTTGAGACGAACGACGGTCTTTCCTTCCAGGGCAGCGGAAATCAGGCGCTGGTTGATTTCGTCCTGCTGCAGCACACGGCGGTTTTTACAACCTTCCGAGACGCGACAGGTTCTTTCCACTTCCGTGGAAACATGCTGCAGGATCAGGGGATTCACTAATCCGTCATACAGAATCAGGTCTGCCTTTTGCAGGCACTCTATCCCCTTGAGGGTAATCAACCCGGGGTCGCCCGGACCGGCGCCCACTAAATAAACTTTACCCCCTGCCATCAGATCTGTTTCGCTCCCTGACTATCAAAAATACCTGGTTTAACGGTCAGCCGGGTATTATAGCAGAGAATCTGAGGATAGCGAGTTGCTTAGAAATCGTACCAGGTACCAAATCCAAAGAACTGTTCGGAGTTATTATAGAACTGATACTGGATGGTTTTTCCGTCGATATACTGCAGACCAACGCGGAACAGATGATTGTTCCGGTCGCCACGCCACTGCCAGCCGACCATCATACTGACGTTACCACCCCAGTTGACTTCCTCGCGGAGATACGCGTTCACAGCCCAGAAGGGTGCTCCCTGAAAGCCATTGTGTTCGACAGGACTGAACTCAGCACCAAACTGCAGTTCCCAGGGCTGTGCCCCACCATCGACGTTAAAGGCGTATCCAAGTTCGGCATACAAACGTAAATCGGGATCCGGGAAATAACCGCCCCCCAACACAAACGCATCACGTACGTAATTGATGCGCTGAAAACTGGGGTTGCGCACCATATATTCATCGCCAGCATGCGAACTGGTATGATAATAGGCGAGCTTTGCCTGATAGGCACCACGTCTCCAAGTCAAAGGAACCCCGACACGATAATCGGTGGCTTCAACATCAAACTCTTCCTCCAGGTTCAGGCGGGGAGGACCTGCGCCTTCGAGGTCCAGCTGCCAACCTTCCAGCACATCATCGTTTAATGAACCATAGCGCAGAATTCCGACGCGGGCCCCTGCTTCCAGTTCCAGCTGCCAGCCAATATCTTTTTCATGCAGTACGGCCATGGCCATTCGAGGTTCTTTGGGGCCTGCGAGATACGAAGTATAAAGCAGATCCGTTGGCAGGACGGTCCAGCCCCAGCAGTTTTCCTGACAGAGTTGTTCAATCGAGTCTGTATAAGTGCTCTGTGGCTCGGGAATGGTCTCCAGTGTGGAAAAATCGGGATCTTCCGCCAGCAGGTCGGGACCGTAAAGAGTATCCGTCGCCTGAACCTGACGAATCTGGGTCACAGTTTTGCCCGAACTGATACTATTCTGGGCATAAATTGGCGGTAAGCGATCTGCAATTCCCCGGTTCCAGTCTGCAGACCGGACCGGCGCAGATTCATGTAACGGGACACCCAGATGGACCGGGTTACCGGACGGGGCCGCATATTGATTTTCCAGAAAAGTCTGAGCCTGAGTGGGATGCGCAGGGGGACGTCTCTGCTGAATGGCATGAGGCGAAGGAGCCAGAAAAGGCTTGCTGCTGTTTGTCTGCTGTGCCTGCAACTCAGTTTGAGCAGCGCAGAATGACAGCACCACCAGCATCATAGTCTGTATGGATGATGAATAAAATAACCTCACCTGTGAGGCTCCTTAGGTGAACCTCAGCAGAAGATTGCTGAGACAGTATTTGTAATTATGAGTGAGAGAGGATCAGGAGATCTGAAAAGTGAGAGAGAGGTGGTTACAGATGAGATGATCCGTGGAAGTGGGGCGGAGTATAGCGAGATGTGCAAGGTCAGAAAAGACGAATTCGGCCCGGAACCGGAATCAAACAGTTCCCTGTCTGATTCCGATATATATCTGATAAGTCACTACTGAATAACAACTTGCATGCCGACCTAATGTATGCAATCCCCAGATCGCAACAGGCATGACCAATAAGAAATTTCAGAAAAAAATGATTCTGAACGCAAATTACTTGACATGTAGACTGTCTTTATCGTTCATCTGCAGTACCTGACCATGGTGCAGTGTCTTGACGACTAATCCCGCATCAGTAAAAAACCGGATCTGTGCAGTATAGTGAAATTCATGCGATTCACCCGCTCGCAGACGATACGGCCCTGTCCAGGGCATGGAAGGTCCCTTCAATTCATATATCAGCGGAGTCTTCGTCGTATTGACAATTTTGGTAGCTGGAACCTGAGTTCCTTCCAGAATCGTGAAGAAGCAGGAATTATGAACCGGGTCTCGCTCAACAAACCAGTGATCCCGTACCTGGTTTAGCCATTCAGCCTGAGCGCGTTCCTGATCTTCTGTCAGCACAGCAAAGCGGGAGTATTCTGCCAGCAACAGTTTGGCGATTTTGGCCGATTCCGATTTTGGATACAGGCGAATCACCTTGGCGGCAATCCGCTTCTGTTGTGAAAGCACCAGCTTCTCCACACCCTTCAGAAGTTCCTGAGCAGCCTGCTCCTGCTCCTCGGAGGTCAGTTCAGCCGGCTTGGCATCTGTGGCAAACGGGTCTTTTTGGGCATAGACTGATGGTGAAACGAGTGTCGCCCCCACCAGCAGCATCAAAACAGAGAGCACAGAATGTTTGAAAGATAGTTTATTCGAGTAGATGACCTGGGTCATAGATCTCACCTCAGCAATAGCAACACGGATATCAGAACACGTACCTTAAATGTACACGGTAAACCGGAGGCGAGCCGTTTTCGCCTGGAGAAACCAGTCGATTTTTTATACAGAATCGAGCTGTAGACGATTTCTTTTCCGTCAGAGGTGTCTTCCATACATTCTTCACAAGCACATTATCCCCAATAAGTTAACAAACGAATGGAAATTCATGTTTCTGATCAGGTGGCCAGAGCAGACATCTCCGGTCAAATCGCATAAAATAGTTACAACGACTGGGAAGAGAAATTGTCCTTCGGGCAGTTCAGATTTCATAGAAAGATTATCTACCAATGGCCAGCAACTCCCGCCCTCAATATGGGCGTGTCTGGATTACTTTTCTGCGTAACTCACTGATTCGTGAAATGACCTTTCGTGGTAACCTCCTGATCACGATTGTCACCCGTGGATTCTGGTTCGCAGCGCAGTTGATTCTGTTCGATATCATTTACCGCAACGTCAATTCCATTAATGACTGGACACGCGAAGAGTATTTCGCTTTTATGGCGACCGGGATGTTGATCAATGCAATCGTGGAAACATTTTTCATGCCCAACTGCGCCAACTTCAGCGAATTGATCAGGAATGGAAATCTGGACTTCGTCCTGCTGAAGCCCATCGATACACAGTTCCTGGTTTCATTTGAAAAAGTCAATCTGGCGATGTTGAATCAGATTGTGCTCGCGGGAGCTCTCTTACTCTACGCGCTGGCGCATACGACGCAACTCGAACCGGCGCTGTCCGTGCTGCAGTATCAGATTCAAGCCGGGCAATGGGGTTGGCTGCTTCATCTCTGCCTGCTGGGCACGGGACAGATCCTGATGTACTGCCTGCTGCTGATGATTGGTGTTGCCTTTTTCTACAGCCTGATGATTGCGCTGGCCAGCAGCAGTATCTGGTTCGGGCGGAACCAGGGCCTGTATGACTTCTGGTTTTACATTACCGTGTTTGCCCGTTATCCACGCAGTATTTATAGTGGCTCTCCCACTGGAGAGATCCTGCAGTTCGCCTTTTCGTATGTAATCCCGATCCTGCTGGTCGTTACAATTCCTGCGCGTCAGTTACTTTCTAAAGCGCTTGAGCCATCCTGGATCACACTGGTCTCCATTTCAATTACCCTGGTGCTGCTGTTTGTTTCGCGTTGGATTTTCAAATGGTCATTGAACAGTTATCGCAGTGCCAGTAGTTGATACAGCGAGCCTGACTACCAGACTGAATCAGTTTACTGTTGAGTAGAATATGAATATTGTCATCATGGGTGCGGGAACTGTGGGCACATTTGTCGCTGACACGCTCTGCGCCGAACAACATAACGTCACCATCATTGACCAGTCGCGCCGCGCTCTGGAACAGATTGAAGAACGGGTCGACGTGCAGACCATCTGCGGCTCTGCCTGTGACTCCGCCATCCTCTTTCAGGCAGGTGTCCTGGGAGCAGACCTGTGTCTGGCGGTAACCAGCCAGGACGAAGTCAACATGGTTGGCGCCAGCCTTGCCAAAGCCATGGGTTCCCGACGTTGTGTCGCCCGGGTATTCAATCACGCCTATCTGAATCTGAGCACCTTCGACTACCAGCGGCATTTCAACATCGACCGCCTGCTCAGTCTGGAACATCTGACCGCCCTCGAACTCGCAAAGCAGATCGGAGAGCCGGGCCTGTTTGCGGTGGAGAACTTTGCCCGCGGCGAAGTTGTGATTCAGGTGCTCGACGTACAGCCCGGCGTCAAAGCGGACGGGGTGTTGCTCCGGAATCTCAAGCTACCCAGCGGTGTACGAGTAGGCCTGATTTCGGATGGCAACAGTACGTCTATTGCGGGTGCAGATAATGTGATTGAAGCCGGGCAGATCGTGACGCTGATTGGCACCCAGGAGAACATCGATAAAGTGCATCGCATGTTCCAGCATAAGCGGGCCTTGAAGTTCCGCGTCATTATCGCCGGCGGTGGAAATATCGGTTTCAACCTGGCGCGCATCCTGCAGAAGAAAGAATACTCGGTAACGATTCTCGAAACCGACCCCCAACGTTGTG
This window harbors:
- the trkA gene encoding Trk system potassium transporter TrkA — encoded protein: MNIVIMGAGTVGTFVADTLCAEQHNVTIIDQSRRALEQIEERVDVQTICGSACDSAILFQAGVLGADLCLAVTSQDEVNMVGASLAKAMGSRRCVARVFNHAYLNLSTFDYQRHFNIDRLLSLEHLTALELAKQIGEPGLFAVENFARGEVVIQVLDVQPGVKADGVLLRNLKLPSGVRVGLISDGNSTSIAGADNVIEAGQIVTLIGTQENIDKVHRMFQHKRALKFRVIIAGGGNIGFNLARILQKKEYSVTILETDPQRCEFLSRHLSSTTVLHADATRRTEMEEARVGKADVFVAATGRDEDNIVCGVEAKELGADRIMSIVRRPDYANVLEKLGIDVAVSPREVITRQIMGMVHSGPVISHSEIGGGNSLILEVEVRKNSPITQAKLKDIKLKQALIAAVVKEDCVRVPGADDQIQSGDTVILLCEKDNLNEILPLFKTVKQ
- a CDS encoding ABC transporter permease, with the translated sequence MASNSRPQYGRVWITFLRNSLIREMTFRGNLLITIVTRGFWFAAQLILFDIIYRNVNSINDWTREEYFAFMATGMLINAIVETFFMPNCANFSELIRNGNLDFVLLKPIDTQFLVSFEKVNLAMLNQIVLAGALLLYALAHTTQLEPALSVLQYQIQAGQWGWLLHLCLLGTGQILMYCLLLMIGVAFFYSLMIALASSSIWFGRNQGLYDFWFYITVFARYPRSIYSGSPTGEILQFAFSYVIPILLVVTIPARQLLSKALEPSWITLVSISITLVLLFVSRWIFKWSLNSYRSASS
- a CDS encoding DUF1207 domain-containing protein, which codes for MRLFYSSSIQTMMLVVLSFCAAQTELQAQQTNSSKPFLAPSPHAIQQRRPPAHPTQAQTFLENQYAAPSGNPVHLGVPLHESAPVRSADWNRGIADRLPPIYAQNSISSGKTVTQIRQVQATDTLYGPDLLAEDPDFSTLETIPEPQSTYTDSIEQLCQENCWGWTVLPTDLLYTSYLAGPKEPRMAMAVLHEKDIGWQLELEAGARVGILRYGSLNDDVLEGWQLDLEGAGPPRLNLEEEFDVEATDYRVGVPLTWRRGAYQAKLAYYHTSSHAGDEYMVRNPSFQRINYVRDAFVLGGGYFPDPDLRLYAELGYAFNVDGGAQPWELQFGAEFSPVEHNGFQGAPFWAVNAYLREEVNWGGNVSMMVGWQWRGDRNNHLFRVGLQYIDGKTIQYQFYNNSEQFFGFGTWYDF
- the cobA gene encoding uroporphyrinogen-III C-methyltransferase produces the protein MAGGKVYLVGAGPGDPGLITLKGIECLQKADLILYDGLVNPLILQHVSTEVERTCRVSEGCKNRRVLQQDEINQRLISAALEGKTVVRLKGGDPFIFGRGSEEAAALRNAGIEFEVVPGITAATAAAGYAGISVTHRAHASAVALITGHEDPTKPDSALDYDVLAKFPGTLVFYMGLHKLERIVESLIQAGKAEETPAAVISRGTTPFQKTVHSTLSQLPEQVRQAGLVAPSLIVIGDCVSLRDQIAWFEDKPLFGLRIGITRAEEQSEPEIKRALELGAQPVLLPTIEIGPPADWEPVDAAIARLDEYQWLVFTSANGVNYFMNRLWETGYDARKLARLKIATIGPSTAAALQQFHLRADLVPDQYRAEALAAALKPLVQGQKILWAGANRGREVLQTELAEVSATVDKIVVYENHDVASWGSESLELLESGEIDWIGLSSPSIARNFSRLLTEDIRQHLGSRTRLVSISPVTTQAVKDVGLQIDAEAEEYLWDGIFAAIQKHVSR
- a CDS encoding HTTM domain-containing protein gives rise to the protein MDAPEVISTQTGKLRDRFRQFFFAQEVPYGLAIVRMLVPLVLLGTVCTRWPFARELFSADGAPAPLADLFRYYDYLPVLPGTVAVGLFTALAFFLFCSSIGWMTRFSLVASLILYTYFCCMDCISMATKYSAISTHVLFILSLSHCGSVWSVDSWLKGKRAARNWPQYSKLDPPRFEVWPQRLMQILIALIYFGAAITKLHTPGYLEGDQIIYWAMSRYNNPHPLGEYLTLYPIIVSVMSYVAIVWEMVFIFVVWRKWGRPIALALGASFHIGTLFSLGLYIFPMISIAIYFCFLKESDVQWVSARLRRLYRRGGWFQRNTDRCRALIEQFRPQPVASWKSPTAWGTGIAAVLALGVYAEYEQDLYGIRRPEGRMTLHEVEPELVAEMLRPEQTMREKDKFLSVDVGTQMVGGWLINRKSEFELGESILVQCSLNPPHEDLWVDCHLCEESGRIVYRTGQIAPRENLRAIFQFYPEEILAPGKYYISVKSKGVEVMRRSVSLLPKLSAMAN